A DNA window from Patescibacteria group bacterium contains the following coding sequences:
- a CDS encoding DUF3592 domain-containing protein, translating into MLRKIVLAMWAIGLVLIVLGVMRSVAHLKVVNEYRRLERIAKIGVATIVERSTVNEPGNVSGEYLVIYEYGDSQGRIHRGYSKVKSKDCNQLSKGDKVHILYDPDDPKYARIAGIPISDQGREVFTPINLGICIALLAWLSGLKLN; encoded by the coding sequence ATGCTCCGGAAGATCGTTTTAGCAATGTGGGCTATTGGGTTGGTTTTAATAGTTTTGGGAGTGATGAGGTCTGTTGCCCATTTAAAGGTTGTTAATGAATACCGTCGGCTTGAACGGATTGCCAAGATTGGTGTTGCGACTATTGTCGAAAGAAGTACCGTAAATGAGCCAGGGAATGTATCCGGAGAATATTTGGTTATATATGAGTACGGAGATAGCCAAGGCCGAATACATAGGGGGTATAGCAAAGTAAAAAGTAAAGATTGCAACCAACTGTCAAAAGGAGACAAGGTACATATTCTTTATGACCCAGATGACCCCAAATATGCGAGAATTGCAGGAATACCCATCTCAGACCAAGGCAGGGAAGTATTTACCCCAATTAATTTGGGAATATGCATAGCTCTTCTTGCCTGGCTCTCAGGACTGAAGCTTAACTGA
- a CDS encoding B12-binding domain-containing radical SAM protein has translation MKILLLMPKIFYECWPFPTDFWRCWRKIAGTTLPQLAAVIPEYYCDIFDGNVEKISLSEYKDKLAQYDIIAISVISPAASLNTEITIRMIKKISKDITVILGGHHATFYDRRWIQKGADIVVRREGEETFKAVIAAICNNEDLKGIKGITFKYNDEIIATADRDHILDLDKLPIPAWDKLSLANYKFKLGGKGFTASIETSRGCKHKCIFCCASSMWRYSQRYKSVERVIKEFKYLYKRGIDNIVIADDNFGSNYQRDKRILEGIISENMNVYLWMFCRADLIFNHPDFIELAVKAGLKEVIIGYESLNEEILKKYSKQIEDGMAVENFKDVYKALKQSNVLVFGAFVEDSLSGSNIYRNTMKHHSVCDIAMHQELIPMKGILGYEGLKRRRIIAIDTFYNARYISAYNGRKRNKVSISILERLQSIINGNAFKIMISSNTRHRREILGLYFILFKKLIIATPRKIVNFLICICPWISLKRRQDKIVARYINDRYIDALFRR, from the coding sequence ATGAAAATATTGTTATTAATGCCTAAAATCTTTTATGAGTGCTGGCCATTTCCAACAGACTTTTGGAGATGCTGGAGGAAAATAGCAGGTACGACTCTACCCCAATTGGCGGCAGTTATTCCTGAGTATTATTGCGATATTTTCGACGGGAATGTGGAAAAAATTAGTTTAAGTGAGTATAAAGATAAATTAGCACAATATGATATTATTGCCATCAGTGTTATATCGCCGGCAGCGTCCTTAAATACAGAAATTACGATTAGAATGATTAAAAAAATATCAAAAGACATTACGGTTATTTTAGGGGGACACCATGCAACTTTTTATGACAGGCGATGGATTCAGAAAGGGGCGGATATTGTAGTTAGAAGGGAAGGAGAAGAAACCTTTAAGGCAGTTATTGCCGCCATTTGCAACAATGAGGATTTGAAGGGAATCAAAGGGATTACCTTCAAATATAATGACGAAATCATTGCTACTGCCGATAGAGACCATATTTTGGATCTCGATAAATTGCCCATTCCTGCTTGGGATAAGCTTAGTTTAGCTAATTATAAATTTAAGCTGGGGGGCAAAGGCTTCACTGCTTCTATTGAAACCTCCAGAGGCTGTAAACATAAATGTATATTTTGTTGCGCAAGCTCGATGTGGAGATACTCTCAACGATATAAATCTGTAGAAAGAGTAATTAAGGAGTTTAAATACCTCTATAAAAGGGGCATCGATAATATAGTAATAGCCGACGATAACTTCGGTTCAAATTATCAACGAGATAAAAGAATCTTAGAAGGTATAATAAGTGAAAATATGAATGTGTATTTATGGATGTTTTGCCGGGCCGATTTAATATTTAATCACCCCGACTTTATAGAACTTGCCGTAAAGGCCGGCCTTAAAGAAGTTATAATCGGCTATGAAAGCCTAAATGAAGAAATCCTAAAGAAGTATAGTAAACAGATAGAAGATGGAATGGCAGTTGAGAATTTCAAAGACGTCTATAAGGCCTTGAAGCAGAGCAACGTACTTGTGTTTGGTGCATTTGTCGAAGATAGCCTTTCCGGGAGCAACATTTACAGGAATACGATGAAGCATCATTCAGTTTGCGATATTGCTATGCACCAGGAGCTTATACCCATGAAGGGCATCTTGGGATACGAAGGACTTAAAAGAAGAAGAATTATTGCAATAGACACATTTTATAATGCCAGGTATATATCTGCATATAATGGCCGTAAACGGAACAAGGTGTCTATTTCTATTTTAGAGCGACTGCAATCAATAATTAACGGCAACGCCTTTAAAATAATGATTTCAAGTAATACAAGGCACCGAAGGGAAATTCTCGGACTGTACTTTATTCTTTTTAAAAAACTTATTATTGCGACGCCACGAAAAATAGTTAATTTCTTAATATGCATTTGCCCTTGGATTTCTTTAAAACGCCGGCAAGATAAGATTGTAGCAAGATATATAAATGATAGATATATTGATGCGTTATTTCGTAGATAA
- a CDS encoding cobalamin-dependent protein (Presence of a B(12) (cobalamin)-binding domain implies dependence on cobalamin itself, in one of its several forms, or in some unusual lineages, dependence on a cobalamin-like analog.): MKVLFLNPITLYRRWPFPVDFVRFSLNVPSVTFAQLAACVPKHESEILDGVVQKIRLKEFIKKVKDKDIVAISIHSSIVSLNAELNVRLIKKIKPDIKIIAGGHHPSIYHREWLEKGVDFVIRKEGEITFKELIETIEADGDLSKVEGISYKVGKKIIVNPDRSFIENLDNLPMPRWELINYKRYNSRFMKKGFTGSVETSRGCPFKCHFCLVSRLWNQRQRFKSAERVIEELKSMRRLGINKFYFVDDNFGANYERDITLCKKIIEQKLDIQWMAFSRTDYIKDYPDLYELAAKSGLKLVLTGFETMTTKNISLMNKGYSADMTLEDYKKIYQLFRKNDIFTLGLFVIGYPGEPIEDIKFTLAQHSLVCDYPLMTPFRPARTTKAYELVKDSLLDDMFYHDSQVRTYNSEDFIIPHRNFILKYCLNPATLLKIFNRNGLTSSFFRSLYNYLFHSFCNISFDCMKDFYYILHAPKLGKRFYQEKIVKRYLKKYENIVINA, encoded by the coding sequence ATGAAAGTATTATTTTTAAATCCAATCACCCTGTATAGAAGGTGGCCGTTCCCTGTGGATTTTGTAAGGTTCTCGTTAAATGTGCCTTCGGTTACCTTTGCTCAACTAGCGGCATGTGTTCCAAAACACGAAAGTGAAATCTTGGATGGCGTGGTACAGAAGATAAGATTAAAAGAGTTTATCAAGAAAGTAAAAGACAAAGATATTGTCGCTATCTCTATACACTCCAGTATTGTATCTTTAAATGCTGAGCTAAATGTACGCTTGATAAAAAAAATAAAGCCGGATATTAAGATAATAGCAGGGGGGCATCATCCTTCAATTTACCATAGAGAGTGGCTGGAGAAAGGCGTGGATTTCGTCATCAGAAAAGAAGGCGAGATAACTTTTAAAGAGCTTATTGAAACCATTGAAGCAGATGGGGACCTAAGTAAAGTCGAAGGAATCAGCTATAAAGTTGGAAAAAAAATTATAGTCAATCCCGATAGGTCTTTTATTGAGAATTTAGATAATCTGCCTATGCCAAGATGGGAATTGATAAATTATAAAAGATACAATTCCCGCTTTATGAAAAAGGGTTTTACCGGTTCAGTCGAGACCTCCCGGGGGTGTCCATTTAAATGCCATTTCTGTTTAGTCTCGAGATTGTGGAACCAAAGGCAAAGATTTAAATCTGCGGAAAGAGTGATTGAAGAGTTAAAGTCAATGAGGCGCTTGGGGATAAACAAATTTTATTTTGTTGATGACAATTTTGGGGCAAATTATGAAAGAGATATTACCTTATGTAAAAAAATTATAGAACAAAAACTCGATATTCAATGGATGGCTTTTAGCAGGACCGACTATATTAAGGACTACCCCGACCTATATGAACTTGCTGCTAAGTCCGGTCTGAAGTTAGTCTTAACCGGTTTTGAAACAATGACTACAAAAAATATTTCTTTGATGAATAAAGGTTATAGCGCGGATATGACTTTGGAGGATTACAAAAAGATATACCAACTATTTAGAAAAAACGATATATTTACGCTAGGGCTGTTTGTTATTGGATATCCCGGCGAGCCTATCGAAGATATAAAATTCACTCTTGCTCAGCATAGTTTAGTATGCGACTACCCTTTAATGACCCCTTTTCGCCCTGCAAGAACCACGAAGGCATATGAATTAGTAAAAGATAGTTTATTAGACGATATGTTCTATCACGATTCTCAAGTAAGGACATATAACTCGGAAGATTTTATAATTCCACATAGAAATTTTATACTCAAATACTGCCTTAATCCGGCAACATTATTAAAAATATTTAATAGAAATGGGCTTACAAGCTCTTTCTTTAGATCTCTTTATAATTATTTATTTCATTCTTTTTGCAATATTAGTTTTGATTGCATGAAAGATTTTTATTATATTTTGCATGCACCAAAGCTAGGTAAAAGATTTTATCAAGAAAAAATTGTGAAAAGGTATTTAAAAAAATATGAAAATATTGTTATTAATGCCTAA
- a CDS encoding radical SAM protein, whose protein sequence is MKRILFIRTYNYQPNFSIAPPLGLMYLAAAVRKRFADAYIIKLVDMKLYKMPIHKLIKIVRDFKPDIIACSVCSDEDGCMHEIAKLSKRLNGKSKVIVGGPHPTMYFQDILRDSNIDIAVIGEGEVSLCELLEQFEKKENIEHVAGIAVKKDGNLKVTETRKPIENLDALPFPAWDLLEIDKYSSINVISMNVILAGRRYMGIFTSRGCPYQCIYCHNIFGKHHRKRSPENILNEIKELYYRYNVDEFHIFDDVFNLDVGRAKKICDLIISSNLPIKLAFPNGLRGDIMDEDLIWKLKKAGTYAITYALETASSRLQKMLKKNIDILQLKRVIEFSDKLGILTKCYFMIGFPSETIKEIEETVNFACNSPLTFSSFFIVTPQKNTELYRLIKKRYPSFEIEFEYYYYYAKNIHYEKLLGLPLRKTQKSAYRKFYLNPKRLAKLFIRMPRKIYLLRYIFPFFLNTY, encoded by the coding sequence ATGAAGAGAATTCTATTTATCAGAACATATAATTATCAACCCAACTTCTCTATTGCTCCACCATTGGGCTTAATGTATTTAGCTGCGGCAGTTCGCAAGAGGTTCGCAGATGCTTATATTATAAAGTTGGTCGATATGAAACTTTACAAGATGCCTATCCATAAGCTAATTAAAATTGTGAGAGATTTCAAGCCCGACATTATAGCATGTAGTGTGTGTAGCGATGAAGATGGATGCATGCACGAGATAGCAAAGTTGTCTAAAAGGCTCAATGGAAAGAGCAAAGTAATCGTAGGTGGCCCACACCCCACTATGTATTTCCAGGATATTTTACGGGATTCTAATATTGACATAGCAGTAATTGGGGAAGGAGAGGTTTCTCTTTGTGAATTGTTAGAGCAGTTTGAGAAGAAAGAGAACATTGAACATGTTGCCGGCATTGCTGTTAAGAAAGATGGCAATTTGAAAGTAACTGAAACAAGGAAGCCAATTGAGAATCTGGATGCCTTGCCTTTTCCGGCTTGGGATTTGCTAGAAATAGATAAATACTCTAGTATTAATGTAATCTCTATGAATGTAATATTAGCTGGTCGCAGATACATGGGTATCTTTACTTCGCGCGGCTGCCCTTATCAATGTATTTATTGTCACAATATCTTTGGTAAACATCACAGAAAAAGGTCGCCGGAGAACATTCTTAACGAGATTAAAGAGCTTTATTATAGGTATAATGTTGATGAATTCCATATATTCGATGATGTATTTAACCTGGATGTGGGGAGAGCAAAGAAGATATGCGACCTTATAATATCTTCTAATTTGCCTATAAAACTAGCTTTCCCTAACGGGCTTAGGGGCGATATTATGGATGAAGACTTGATATGGAAATTGAAAAAAGCTGGCACTTACGCAATTACTTATGCATTAGAAACTGCTTCATCTCGGTTGCAGAAAATGCTAAAGAAAAATATCGACATTTTACAACTGAAGAGAGTTATTGAATTTTCAGATAAATTGGGGATATTGACAAAGTGTTATTTTATGATTGGTTTTCCCAGCGAAACAATTAAAGAGATAGAAGAAACCGTTAATTTTGCCTGCAATTCTCCTTTAACATTCTCGAGTTTTTTTATAGTTACCCCACAAAAAAATACTGAATTGTATAGATTGATTAAAAAGCGCTATCCTTCTTTTGAGATAGAATTCGAGTATTATTATTATTATGCTAAAAATATTCATTATGAGAAACTGCTGGGCCTGCCTTTAAGGAAAACCCAAAAGAGCGCTTATAGGAAATTTTATCTAAATCCCAAAAGACTGGCTAAATTATTCATAAGAATGCCGAGAAAAATTTATCTATTAAGATATATCTTTCCTTTCTTCTTAAATACTTACTGA
- a CDS encoding glycosyltransferase family 39 protein yields MSRWKKVDKKQLYILSGIVLIGIVLRIIGLNTGADMGLREHYYYLPSVLSDNVKEVIFHDISINLFHQPLYNFMLFLLSRFSTNETFLRLLSLFWGTLTIIALFKLTQSMFGPKIALISSFLISINPMHIYWSGEISPYALYCFFAVLSFYFFYRAFIQNIPNAAIWYCGSIILGFFSHYFMIFVIFAQLLSLIIISIRQMHSKNAKNLLRYLLTLCIFSYFVIIWFPFLHYSLNSHIHSTIYSQHKAYSLQTAQSFWVLLRIIPSFSGIIVHSAYVSIIAIVFFIIGLWAINKNDKLEYILLAIAIFTVLFFHAFCHIVGSRGMKLALTGVYIMWDHIIYILPLIIVVWAYFFGHLFKKKTVTGIFCLMTIAAIYSDYNLIANQQKPNLSKATRFVKCNIADKDAVFFPNIWFVYGFNYYMHRDTEDLSNMFFANWRIIARPQAKLENQIRYYGPIWPEPDSPGNVYSDEVKQTLAEGKIKRIWFVDIREQFFGIPLVGYQNSDMLLKRFLERYQLILSQDFEYIKLYLFNLKGQENPDKNI; encoded by the coding sequence ATGTCCCGTTGGAAAAAAGTAGACAAGAAGCAGCTCTATATTCTTTCAGGTATAGTGCTCATCGGTATTGTTCTCCGTATTATTGGACTTAATACGGGTGCAGACATGGGCTTAAGAGAACATTATTATTATTTACCAAGCGTTCTTAGCGATAATGTAAAAGAAGTAATATTTCACGATATATCTATCAACCTATTCCATCAACCTTTATACAATTTTATGTTATTTCTTTTAAGTAGATTCAGTACAAATGAGACATTTTTGAGATTACTATCTTTGTTTTGGGGAACATTAACTATAATCGCGCTATTCAAGTTAACGCAGAGTATGTTTGGACCGAAAATAGCTTTAATTTCTTCCTTTCTTATTTCTATAAATCCTATGCATATCTATTGGTCCGGAGAGATTTCTCCTTACGCCCTTTATTGTTTTTTTGCAGTTCTATCTTTCTACTTCTTCTATAGGGCATTTATTCAAAATATCCCAAATGCAGCGATTTGGTATTGCGGTTCAATAATACTTGGTTTTTTTTCGCATTATTTTATGATATTTGTTATTTTTGCGCAATTACTGAGCTTGATTATAATTTCTATAAGGCAGATGCACAGTAAAAACGCTAAAAATTTACTTCGCTATTTATTAACCCTTTGCATATTTAGTTACTTTGTTATTATTTGGTTTCCTTTTTTGCATTATTCGTTGAATAGCCATATTCATAGCACTATTTACTCCCAACACAAGGCCTATTCTCTGCAGACAGCCCAGTCATTTTGGGTATTGCTCAGGATAATTCCATCTTTTTCAGGTATTATTGTGCATTCAGCTTATGTATCTATCATAGCCATCGTGTTTTTTATAATAGGCCTATGGGCCATAAACAAAAATGATAAATTAGAATATATCCTCCTGGCTATTGCAATATTCACAGTTTTATTTTTTCATGCTTTTTGTCATATAGTGGGCTCTCGTGGTATGAAACTTGCGTTAACAGGCGTTTATATTATGTGGGACCATATTATTTATATACTCCCATTAATAATAGTTGTATGGGCTTATTTCTTTGGCCACCTTTTTAAGAAAAAGACAGTAACAGGCATATTCTGTTTGATGACTATAGCAGCCATTTATTCCGATTATAACTTAATTGCCAATCAACAAAAGCCAAATCTGTCAAAAGCAACTCGATTTGTAAAATGTAATATCGCCGATAAAGATGCTGTATTCTTCCCCAATATATGGTTTGTTTATGGCTTTAATTACTATATGCATCGGGATACAGAGGATTTATCTAACATGTTTTTCGCAAATTGGAGGATAATTGCAAGACCTCAAGCGAAACTGGAAAACCAGATACGCTATTACGGGCCGATATGGCCTGAGCCGGATTCTCCAGGGAACGTTTACTCTGACGAGGTCAAACAGACATTAGCCGAAGGAAAGATTAAACGAATCTGGTTTGTGGATATTCGTGAACAATTTTTTGGCATCCCCTTAGTGGGTTACCAAAATAGCGACATGCTGCTAAAGCGGTTCCTGGAAAGGTATCAGCTTATACTTTCTCAAGATTTCGAATATATTAAGCTGTATCTCTTTAATTTAAAAGGACAGGAAAACCCAGACAAAAATATCTAA